The stretch of DNA ACGACACCAGCACCACGGCCATCTGGACGGCCAACACCGCAACCAGCACGGTGGCGGGGTCAAGAGTTGCGCCGCCTATAGATGGCGCGCCCGCGGAGCCCACCAGCCGGTCGAACAGCGTCAGCGCCAGCAATGTGGCGGCAATGCGGCAAAGCCACCAATATCCCCAACGGCGCAGCCGGGCCCGCAGCCGAAGCCCTGTGACTGCCAGGTATGCCACCACTACGGCCAGGGCAATGTTCCCGGCATCCGGTGTAATCCACCGGAATGCGAACTCCACCATCACGCTTCCCAGCACCAGGGGCACCACTTCCCCTGCGCGTGGACTCCAGGCGGACTGCCCGCCCGGCTGCGGTACCAGCAGCAGGCCCATGGCTACTGCTGCGCCGAGCTGCAGCAGAATCCCGCTCCACGTCAGCGATTGTCCCGGGAAAGTGTCCACGGCGTGGAGAACAGCGACCCCCACCGTCCCAAGAACAGAGAAGCCAATCAGCGTAGCTTGGGGTGCAAACTCCTTGCGGCTCGCGCGCTGCAGCCACGCGGACAACAACTGTTGTGCCACCGCTGCTGCCACAACACTGAACCACACCGCAGACGCCTGAATGCGCCCCTCCGTCAAGGCGGCCGTCACGGCGGGTACGGCAACCGTGCCTGCGATCCTGGCGTTGAAGAGGAGGAGCTGCCGCTGCGTTCCGCTTTCACGGAGACCCCGCACCAGCCAGAAGAACGCGGTGAGCAACACCATAAGGGCGAAGTCCCACTCCCCCATTACCCGGCTGACAACTCCCGCCAAGGCAATGCCGGCAAACGGAAGGTACTCCGCCGCCCGGCGCAGCAGCACTGCGATGGCAAAGCTCGTCAGGAGCAGCAGCAGGACCGGTACCCACAGCGGAATCGCTCCTGCGTCAGGCACCCATGTACCGGCAATGCCGCGCAGCACCGTGCTGCCCGCAAACGCTGCCGTCAACGCCCAGTGCACCAGGTGGGTCACCACGACGTCGGCGCGCCAACGTGGCGCCAATGCCTCGTTCGGGGAAGGATTCGCGGCGGCCGCAGCCGGCGGTTCCTTTGCCCCGTCAGGCCGGCGGGGACCGAACCAGGCCTCCAGTCTGCGACCACTAACGGCAACACCGATGGCCTGCACGGCGAGCAGTGCGCCGGCGGCCAGCAGTGCGCCCCTTGCAGTGTCGGTGATTTCCAGGACAGCCACAGTGCCGGCAACCGTCAGCGCAACACGGGCCGCATAGAAGTTACGGAGCCTGAAGTTTGCTCCCGGAACGGCGGCCATGGTGGCGAAGTAGGCACCGCTGAGCCCGAGAATCAATGCGTACTCGGCCAGGCTGGTACGCAGGAGGAACGTGGCAGCCACGGCAACGGCCGGTACGACGACGGGGTGGACAGTTACCAAAGGCCGCAGGAAGAGCGGGGGAAGCCAACCCGGCCTAACCAGGCTCAGCAGGGTGAACACGACCGCCACAGCGATGAGCACCACGAAGTACCAGACAAGGGCGGCGCCGAGGACAGCCATGCCCGACCACGCAGTGGAGACAAGGAAGGTCAGCGACAGATATGCCAATACGCGGCTCTCCAGCCGGAGGGCAGCAGCAATGTACGCCAGGGTTCCTACGAGCGAGGTGGCGAGCCACGCTGCCGGCCCGTTTTGCCAGACAAAGCTGTAAAGGGCCAGGCCGATAACCGGGACAAGGGCCAGTCCAGTGCCAGTGAAAGCCACCGCGGCAGGTTTCAGGCGCGGGACCCGGTGGTGCAGGATGAATCCGGAACCGTAGAACAGGGCCGCCACAGAGCAAACCCCTGCGAACCTCATCATCGGCGGCAGTGCTGTTCCCACGAACAGGGCAGCTGCGGCAACGAGCAGGAGGCTTGCCACATACAGCGTGATATTGATGTTCTGGCGGTCGCGCCGTTCCCGTCGCGCTGCCACCTCTTCAGCTGATTCTGCCGGCCGGGCCGGACCATCGGCGTAACCGCGGTATGGCACGGGCTGGGTGGTGGGCTTTGGCCGCGGGGTGGCAACGGCTCCCACGGGCACGGGCTGTGGACGTGCCACACGGCGGGCCGGCGGAGCGGAGTCCGGCAGAGGTGCGGAGGCGGGCCGATGCGTCGAAGCCGTAACCGTCGTCGGCGGGGCGAACGTCGGCCCCTCCGCCGAAGCCGGGGCTGGGGCTTGCACCCGTCCGGGCGGCGCAAACGTAGATTCCGTCGCCTGGGGCTCCGCCATCTTGGCCATGGCGTCCAGCCAACCCTGCAAGTGACCGGCCCGGTAGCCTGCCTCGTACGAATCGTCCGGCATGAGTTGGCCTTTCAGGAGGAACGTGGCAGGAGTCCTGCGATTTATCCATTGACTGGATTAACGGTAGCAAAAGAAGGCCCCGCTGCACACTGCAGCGGGGCCTTCTGTGGATTAGCGGGACATAATCCCGGCTATCCGGTGATCAGCAAGAGTTACTTGATGATCTTTGTGACGCGTCCCGAACCAACGGTGCGGCCGCCTTCGCGGATAGCAAAGCCGAGGCCCTCTTCCATAGCGATCGGCTGGATGAGCGCAACGGTCATCTCAGTGTTGTCGCCGGGCATAACCATTTCCGTGCCCTCGGGCAGGGTGATAACGCCGGTAACGTCCGTCGTGCGGAAGTAGAACTGCGGGCGGTAGTTCGAGTAGAACGGGTTGTGGCGTCCGCCTTCGTCCTTGGACAGGATGTAGACGTTGGCCTCGAAGTCGGTGTGCGGGGTGATGGAACCCGGCTTGACGACAACCTGGCCACGCTCGACATCGTCGCGCTTCAGGCCACGGAGCAGCAGGCCACAGTTCTCGCCGGCCCATGCTTCGTCGAGCTGCTTGTGGAACATCTCGATACCGGTAACCGTGGTCTTCTGGACCGGGCGGATGCCGACGATCTCGACCTCGGAGTTGATGGCGAGGGTGCCACGCTCGGCGCGGCCCGTAACAACGGTGCCACGGCCGGTGATGGTGAAGACGTCTTCGATCGGCATCAGGAACGGCTTGTCGCGGTCACGTACGGGGTCCGGAACGGACTCGTCGACAGCTGCCATCAGGTCCTCAACGGACTTGACCCAAACCGGGTCGCCTTCCAGGGCCTTCAGGCCGGAAACGCGAACAACCGGAGCCTCATCGCCATCGAAGCCCTGCGAGCTGAGCAGCTCACGAACTTCCATTTCGACGAGGTCGAGGAGCTCTTCGTCATCAACCATGTCGGACTTGTTCAGCGCGACCAGCAGGTAGGGAACACCAACCTGGCGGGCGAGCAGAACGTGCTCGCGGGTCTGAGCCATGGGGCCATCGGTAGCAGCAACCACGAGGATTGCGCCGTCCATCTGGGCAGCACCGGTGATCATGTTCTTGATGTAGTCAGCGTGACCGGGGGCGTCTACGTGTGCGTAGTGGCGCTTCTCGGTCTGGTACTCCACGTGGGAGATGTTGATGGTAATACCGCGCTGACGCTCTTCGGGAGCAGAGTCGATAGACGCGAAGTCGCGCTTCTCGTTGAGATCCGGGTACTTGTCGTACAGCACCTTGGAAATGGCGGCCGTCAGCGTCGTCTTACCGTGGTCAACGTGACCGATGGTGCCGATGTTGACGTGCGGCTTAGTCCGCTCGAACTTTGCCTTTGCCACAGGTTCCTCCTAGAACGATTTCAAATGGCTTGCCCTTCAACCGCGCTTTTCGCGGCAGAAACTCAGGCAAGTCTACTTGGGGGCTTTGGATTGGTGAAATTGCAGATTCAGGAACTAATACTAATCCCCTGAGCCTGTTCGTGCAGATGGCCTGGAGCCGGCTTCACCGGGATGGGTCCCACCGGCCCCGGCCACCTGCACCGGCTGCGCTGTCCGTTTCCGGCTGCGCACCCGAGGTATTCGCTTTAAGTGCCCTGTACGGACTACTCGCCGCGGCTCTTCTGGATGATCTCGTCGGCGACAGCCTTCGGGACCTCCGCGTAGCTGTTGAACGTCATGGAGTACACAGCGCGGCCCTGGGTCTTCGAACGCAGGTCACCGATGTAGCCGAACATGCCGGACAGCGGAACGTGCGCACGGATGACCTTGACGCCCTGTGCATCTTCCATGGACTGCATCTGGCCACGGCGGGAGTTGATGTCACCGATAACTTCACCCATGTATTCCTCAGGGGTGCGGACTTCAACATCCATCAGCGGTTCGAGCAGGACAGGGTTCGCCTTGCGTGCGGCTTCCTTGAAAGCCATACGGCCGGCGATCTTGAACGCCATTTCCGAGGAGTCAACATCGTGGTACGCGCCGTCAACCAGCGTGGCCTTGATGCCCACAACCGGGTAACCGGCCAGGACGCCGTCATTCAGGGCATCCTGGATACCAGCGTCAACAGACGGGATGTATTCGCGCGGAACACGGCCACCGGTGACCTTGTTCTCGAACTCGTACAGCTCGCCCTCGGCGGTGTCCAGCGGTTCGATCGCAATCTGGATCTTTGCGAACTGGCCCGAACCACCGGTCTGCTTCTTGTGCGTGTAGTCGTGGCGTTCGACGGCGCGCTTGATGGTTTCGCGGTAGGCAACCTGGGGCTTACCCACGTTTGCCTCGACCTTGAACTCGCGGCGCATGCGGTCCACCAGGATGTCCAGGTGCAGCTCGCCCATGCCGGCGATGATGGTCTGGCCGGTGTCTTCGTTGAGGGACACCTGGAAGGTGGGGTCCTCAGCGGAGAGCTTCTGGATGGCCGTGGAGAGCTTCTCCTGGTCACCCTTGGTGTTCGGCTCGATGGCGACAGAGATCACGGGCTCCGGGAAGCTCATGGACTCAAGCACGATCTGGTTTGCAGAGTCGCACAGGGTGTCGCCCGTGGTGGTGTCCTTGAGGCCGATGGCAGCGTAGATGTGGCCGGCGGTGGCGCCCTCAACGGGCATCTCCTTGTTGGCGTGCATCTGGAAGAGCTTGCCGATGCGCTCCTTCTTGCCCTTGGTGGAGTTGACCACCTGGGCGCCTGCTTCCACGTGACCGGAGTACACGCGGATGAAGGTGAGCTGGCCGAAGAACGGGTGCGCAGCAATCTTGAAGGCCAGTGCGGAGAAAGGCTCGTCAGCGGAAGGCTTGCGGGTCAGTTCCTTCTCTTCGTCGCGGGGGTCGTGACCGACCATCGGCGGGACGTCGAGCGGGTTCGGCAGGTAGTCGACAACTGCATCGAGCATCGGCTGGACGCCGCGGTTCTTGAATGCGGAGCCACAGAAGATCGGGTAGAGCTCGGAGTTGATCGTCATCTTGCGGATGCCGGCCTTGAGCTCGTCGACGGTGAGTTCTTCGCCTTCAAGGTACTTCTCCATGAGTTCCTCGGAGGACTCTGCAACGGTCTCAACGAGCGCTGCGCGGTACTCTTCGGCCTTTTCCTGGAGGTCAGCCGGGATCTCGCGGATCTCGTACTTCGCACCCATGGTGACGTCACCCTTGGCATCGCCGGGCCAGACCAGGGAGCGCATGTAGAGCAGGTCCACGACGCCGATGAAGTCGTTCTCAGCACCGATGGGCAGCTGCATGACCAGCGGCTTGGCGCCGAGGCGGCTGACGATGGTGTCTACGGTGAAGTAGAAGTCAGCGCCGAGCTTGTCCATCTTGTTGACGAAGCAGATACGCGGGACGTTGTACTTGTCAGCCTGGCGCCACACGGTCTCGGACTGGGGCTCAACGCCTTCCTTGCCGTCGAAGACAGCAACGGCACCGTCGAGGACGCGCAGGGAGCGCTCAACCTCAACAGTGAAGTCCACGTGGCCGGGGGTGTCGATGATGTTGATCTGGTTGTTTTCCCAGAAGCAGGTCACGGCGGCCGACGTGATCGTGATGCCGCGTTCCTTTTCCTGTTCCATCCAGTCAGTGGTCGAAGCGCCGTCGTGCGTTTCGCCAATCTTGTGGTTCACACCCGTGTAGAACAGGATGCGCTCGGTGGTGGTGGTCTTGCCGGCATCAATATGGGCCATGATGCCGATGTTGCGGACCTTACTAAGGTCGGTAAGCACGTCCTGTGCCACGGGGTCTCCTTTTGGGATGGACTACACGTTCGCCGCCGGCTCGGTTGAGCCGGCGGCGTCCGGGGAGTATTACCAGCGGTAGTGTGCGAAGGCCTTGTTGGACTCGGCCATCTTGTGGGTGTCTTCGCGACGCTTCACAGCGGCACCGAGACCGTTGGACGCATCCAGGATTTCGTTCTGGAGACGCTCGGTCATCGTCTTTTCGCGGCGGGCCTTGGAGTAGCCAACCAGCCACCGCAGGGCAAGTGCGGTGGAGCGGCCCGGCTTGACCTCAACCGGAACCTGGTAGGTGGCGCCGCCGACGCGGCGTGAGCGGACCTCAAGCGAAGGCTTGACGTTGTCCATGGCCTTCTTCAGTGCTGCTACGGGGTCGCCGCCGGACTTGGCGCGTGCGCCTTCGAGGGCACCGTAGACAATGCGCTCTGCCGTGGACTTCTTGCCGTCAACGAGCACCTTGTTGATGAGCTGGGTTACCAGCGGGGAGCCGTAAACGGGATCCTGAACGAGCGGCCGCTTGGGGGCCGGACCCTTGCGAGGCATATTACTTCTTCTCCATCTTTGCGCCGTAGCGGCTGCGGGCCTGCTTACGGTTCTTCACACCCTGGGTATCGAGGGCGCCACGGACGATCTTGTAGCGGACACCCGGGAGGTCCTTCACACGACCACCGCGAACGAGCACAATGGAGTGCTCCTGCAGGTTGTGGCCAACACCGGGGATGTAAGCGGTAACTTCAACGCCACCGTTAAGGCGCACACGTGCAACCTTACGCAGAGCCGAGTTCGGCTTCTTCGGGGTGGTGGTGTAAACGCGGGTGCAAACACCGCGGCGCATCGGGCTGCCGTTCAGGGCAGGAGCCTTGGTCTTTTTGACCTTCGGCGTGCGGCCCTTGCGGACCAGCTGGTTAATCGTAGGCAC from Pseudarthrobacter chlorophenolicus A6 encodes:
- the tuf gene encoding elongation factor Tu; translated protein: MAKAKFERTKPHVNIGTIGHVDHGKTTLTAAISKVLYDKYPDLNEKRDFASIDSAPEERQRGITINISHVEYQTEKRHYAHVDAPGHADYIKNMITGAAQMDGAILVVAATDGPMAQTREHVLLARQVGVPYLLVALNKSDMVDDEELLDLVEMEVRELLSSQGFDGDEAPVVRVSGLKALEGDPVWVKSVEDLMAAVDESVPDPVRDRDKPFLMPIEDVFTITGRGTVVTGRAERGTLAINSEVEIVGIRPVQKTTVTGIEMFHKQLDEAWAGENCGLLLRGLKRDDVERGQVVVKPGSITPHTDFEANVYILSKDEGGRHNPFYSNYRPQFYFRTTDVTGVITLPEGTEMVMPGDNTEMTVALIQPIAMEEGLGFAIREGGRTVGSGRVTKIIK
- the fusA gene encoding elongation factor G: MAQDVLTDLSKVRNIGIMAHIDAGKTTTTERILFYTGVNHKIGETHDGASTTDWMEQEKERGITITSAAVTCFWENNQINIIDTPGHVDFTVEVERSLRVLDGAVAVFDGKEGVEPQSETVWRQADKYNVPRICFVNKMDKLGADFYFTVDTIVSRLGAKPLVMQLPIGAENDFIGVVDLLYMRSLVWPGDAKGDVTMGAKYEIREIPADLQEKAEEYRAALVETVAESSEELMEKYLEGEELTVDELKAGIRKMTINSELYPIFCGSAFKNRGVQPMLDAVVDYLPNPLDVPPMVGHDPRDEEKELTRKPSADEPFSALAFKIAAHPFFGQLTFIRVYSGHVEAGAQVVNSTKGKKERIGKLFQMHANKEMPVEGATAGHIYAAIGLKDTTTGDTLCDSANQIVLESMSFPEPVISVAIEPNTKGDQEKLSTAIQKLSAEDPTFQVSLNEDTGQTIIAGMGELHLDILVDRMRREFKVEANVGKPQVAYRETIKRAVERHDYTHKKQTGGSGQFAKIQIAIEPLDTAEGELYEFENKVTGGRVPREYIPSVDAGIQDALNDGVLAGYPVVGIKATLVDGAYHDVDSSEMAFKIAGRMAFKEAARKANPVLLEPLMDVEVRTPEEYMGEVIGDINSRRGQMQSMEDAQGVKVIRAHVPLSGMFGYIGDLRSKTQGRAVYSMTFNSYAEVPKAVADEIIQKSRGE
- the rpsG gene encoding 30S ribosomal protein S7, giving the protein MPRKGPAPKRPLVQDPVYGSPLVTQLINKVLVDGKKSTAERIVYGALEGARAKSGGDPVAALKKAMDNVKPSLEVRSRRVGGATYQVPVEVKPGRSTALALRWLVGYSKARREKTMTERLQNEILDASNGLGAAVKRREDTHKMAESNKAFAHYRW
- the rpsL gene encoding 30S ribosomal protein S12 → MPTINQLVRKGRTPKVKKTKAPALNGSPMRRGVCTRVYTTTPKKPNSALRKVARVRLNGGVEVTAYIPGVGHNLQEHSIVLVRGGRVKDLPGVRYKIVRGALDTQGVKNRKQARSRYGAKMEKK